One segment of Streptomyces sp. NBC_01454 DNA contains the following:
- a CDS encoding AAA family ATPase has protein sequence MFHEAQLDERYPLLSKLSEPLKKAERDIVGREHETMQLLASMSRPELCNALLLAEAGSGKLLPLGTPIPTPSGWTTMSDLQPGDFVLGRDGKPTRVSYVSEVDETPALYDIALSDGQVVTACADHQWLVASVSGRAESYPTNVATTQARRDRVQVRREALLALAKGDVPEFSTAGELINLISEIEGVTWHRPTGLHTYLSKEGVERRDATRTTEQTWKGGTRTSTVHVHEFNTQIALKALSEQVFRRTSWGTNGELQESVFTTQQMVDAGVLCAGGKRRRFSIRITEPLDLPEADLLVDPYVLGAWLGDGSVGKGKFTQSDLLADGETLSDMDHLIEQTDAAGYKPHRLTSDDKTVGAEGLRAQLRQVGALRRKHIPIVYLRGSIEQRLALLQGLMDTDGMIDEHGICELAFSDEALALGAEELIRSLGIKVNRTESAAGYRNAHGELVKCKPLHRMVFTTAQQVFRLPRKADRMPRTTRSTQERLYITDISPAPTQPGKCIQVDNEDHMYLCGPGFVPTHNTALVQATMLVDMDRLYLEVDPARMISEAGNAENMAAKLKGFFDEAEDFVKDEKHELVLFIDEFHQIIQLSDAAVEAIKPVLAASGTRGIRIIAATTYEEFHKHISPNQPLVERLQRINLNPPDQATTIKILQGMAERYGVADEFYDDHIFRQIYEYTQRYMPASAQPRKSILVLDSMVGWHRLTHRPMDRDLLSDVLMESLNVNVAFRVDGAKIKQQLDAKVFSQDWATGAVARRLQLSVADLNDKGKPMASLLFTGSTGTGKFCIDSTQVPVYSSDGETTWKLHGDLVPGDRVFGRQGRPVEVLGHFPQGMQDVYRVTLWDGRTLDVGGPHLWTVYTAKQRSKKHAGKDVAPMVLSTREMVERGVVRTYPGDSREHLRFFIPANGPVHWPEQDFDVDPYVLGVLIGNGCLTETQLTLSSDGDDADHTVWTVGEWLGSAPKSYGHSYSWVFPVGVGPVDDRRDSLYQTKDVLASVPDLIGARSAERRIPERYKHGSVQQRWALVQGLFDTDGSIGGSNDRFNVSYSTFSKGLAEDLREVLFSLGVSNTIKSWTRTKEGGRELAEYGVHVKVGNEDKARFFSLPRKHEIARRAVIETSGRKRVKKFDMVGIASIEKLPEQQSSSCIYVNDEEHLYQAGQFVVTHNTELTKQLARLLFGDDQRHHIRFDMTEYAEDSSFAAFRSELTKRVWDRSHAVLLFDEVEKASAMVTRVLLQVLDDGRLNDDNNREVSFLNTYIVLTTNAGSEIYKDISQYAADDTGSGKQLLEYEKLIRRSISSTTGDNRFPPELLGRIDAIVPFQPLSLPTQQKIVRKKLRQMVQEVFVKHNVRVDVDARVLQYLIEDKGDTDSDAGGARAAVAKLTDEVTTAVATFLNEHPSERRIRIDVVGDLVSDDKNLLSSDAYVEVSAVR, from the coding sequence ATGTTTCACGAGGCACAGCTCGATGAGCGCTACCCACTCCTGTCCAAGCTCTCGGAGCCACTGAAGAAGGCCGAGCGTGACATCGTCGGCCGTGAGCACGAGACGATGCAGTTGCTGGCTTCCATGAGCCGGCCTGAGCTGTGCAATGCACTCCTGCTGGCCGAAGCCGGTAGCGGAAAGCTGCTGCCGCTGGGCACTCCGATTCCGACGCCGTCCGGATGGACGACGATGAGCGATCTGCAGCCCGGCGACTTCGTGCTCGGGCGCGACGGCAAGCCGACCAGGGTCTCGTACGTCTCCGAGGTCGACGAGACGCCGGCGCTGTACGACATCGCACTGAGCGACGGTCAGGTGGTCACCGCCTGCGCGGATCACCAGTGGCTGGTGGCGTCTGTCTCCGGACGGGCGGAGTCGTATCCGACGAATGTCGCGACGACGCAGGCGCGTCGCGATCGCGTCCAGGTCCGCAGGGAGGCTCTCCTGGCATTGGCAAAGGGCGACGTCCCCGAGTTCTCCACGGCAGGCGAACTGATCAACTTGATCAGCGAGATTGAGGGCGTGACGTGGCACAGGCCCACGGGTCTGCACACGTACCTGTCGAAGGAGGGTGTGGAGCGGCGCGATGCGACGCGGACCACGGAACAGACCTGGAAGGGCGGCACTCGGACCTCTACGGTCCATGTACACGAGTTCAACACCCAGATAGCGCTGAAGGCACTGTCCGAGCAGGTCTTCCGCCGTACGTCGTGGGGCACCAACGGCGAACTGCAGGAGTCGGTCTTCACAACCCAGCAGATGGTGGACGCTGGTGTGCTGTGCGCGGGAGGCAAGCGCCGCCGGTTCTCCATCCGTATCACCGAGCCCCTGGATCTGCCGGAGGCCGATCTACTGGTCGATCCCTACGTCCTCGGAGCGTGGCTCGGCGACGGTTCAGTGGGGAAGGGAAAGTTCACCCAGTCCGATCTGCTCGCCGACGGCGAGACGTTGTCCGACATGGACCACCTGATCGAGCAGACCGACGCGGCGGGCTACAAGCCGCATCGGTTGACGAGCGATGACAAGACCGTAGGTGCCGAAGGACTCCGGGCGCAGCTGCGCCAGGTCGGCGCGCTCAGGCGCAAGCACATCCCGATTGTCTACTTGCGTGGGTCGATCGAGCAGCGCTTGGCGCTGCTGCAGGGGCTCATGGACACGGACGGGATGATTGACGAACACGGCATATGCGAGCTGGCTTTCTCCGACGAGGCGCTGGCGCTTGGCGCCGAGGAGCTGATCCGCTCGCTGGGCATCAAGGTGAATCGTACGGAGTCGGCTGCGGGATACCGCAACGCCCACGGCGAGCTCGTGAAGTGCAAGCCGCTGCACCGCATGGTGTTCACCACGGCGCAACAGGTGTTCCGTCTGCCGCGCAAGGCCGATCGTATGCCGCGCACGACGCGTTCGACCCAGGAGCGGCTCTACATCACGGACATCTCCCCCGCGCCGACCCAGCCGGGTAAGTGCATCCAGGTCGACAACGAGGACCACATGTATCTGTGCGGCCCCGGGTTCGTGCCGACGCACAACACCGCCCTGGTTCAGGCCACGATGCTGGTGGACATGGACCGCCTCTACCTGGAGGTGGACCCGGCGCGCATGATCTCCGAAGCGGGCAACGCCGAGAACATGGCCGCGAAGCTCAAGGGCTTCTTCGACGAGGCCGAGGACTTCGTCAAGGACGAGAAGCACGAACTGGTGCTCTTCATCGACGAGTTCCACCAGATCATCCAGCTCTCCGACGCCGCCGTCGAGGCGATCAAGCCGGTCCTCGCGGCTTCGGGAACCCGAGGCATCAGGATCATCGCGGCGACGACCTACGAGGAGTTCCACAAGCACATCTCGCCGAACCAGCCGCTCGTCGAGCGCCTGCAGCGCATCAATCTCAACCCGCCCGACCAGGCGACGACCATCAAGATCCTGCAGGGCATGGCCGAACGGTACGGCGTGGCCGACGAGTTCTACGACGACCACATCTTCCGGCAGATCTACGAGTACACCCAGCGCTACATGCCGGCCAGCGCCCAGCCGCGCAAGTCGATCCTCGTGCTCGACTCCATGGTCGGCTGGCATCGCCTGACGCACCGGCCGATGGACCGGGACCTGCTCTCGGACGTGCTCATGGAGTCCCTGAACGTGAACGTCGCATTCCGGGTCGACGGCGCGAAGATCAAGCAGCAGCTGGACGCCAAGGTGTTCAGCCAGGACTGGGCGACCGGCGCGGTGGCGCGCCGTCTGCAGTTGTCGGTGGCGGACCTCAACGACAAGGGAAAGCCGATGGCGAGCCTGCTGTTCACGGGATCGACGGGAACGGGGAAATTCTGCATCGACTCGACGCAGGTTCCTGTCTACTCGAGCGACGGCGAGACCACCTGGAAGCTGCACGGCGACCTGGTCCCGGGCGACAGAGTGTTCGGTCGCCAAGGTCGCCCGGTCGAGGTGCTCGGACACTTCCCGCAGGGCATGCAGGACGTCTACCGGGTCACGCTCTGGGACGGCCGGACTCTCGACGTTGGAGGACCGCACTTGTGGACGGTCTACACAGCCAAGCAGCGGTCGAAGAAGCATGCGGGCAAGGACGTCGCGCCGATGGTTCTGAGCACGCGGGAAATGGTCGAGCGTGGCGTCGTGCGGACCTACCCCGGCGACTCTCGGGAGCATCTGAGGTTCTTCATCCCGGCGAACGGACCGGTGCACTGGCCGGAGCAGGACTTCGACGTCGACCCGTACGTCTTGGGCGTCCTCATCGGCAACGGGTGCCTCACTGAGACGCAGCTGACGCTCTCGTCTGACGGGGACGACGCCGACCACACCGTGTGGACGGTGGGCGAATGGCTGGGATCGGCACCGAAGTCGTACGGGCACAGCTACAGCTGGGTCTTCCCTGTCGGCGTTGGCCCGGTGGACGACCGCCGCGATTCGCTATACCAGACGAAGGACGTGCTTGCCTCGGTTCCCGATCTGATCGGTGCGCGGTCGGCGGAGCGCCGTATCCCGGAGAGGTACAAACACGGATCGGTACAGCAGCGGTGGGCACTGGTGCAGGGTCTTTTCGACACCGACGGATCGATCGGCGGCTCGAACGACCGCTTCAACGTCTCGTACTCGACGTTCTCCAAGGGGCTCGCGGAGGACCTCAGGGAGGTGCTGTTCTCGCTCGGCGTCTCGAACACGATCAAATCGTGGACACGCACGAAGGAGGGCGGGCGCGAACTGGCCGAGTACGGCGTGCACGTGAAGGTCGGCAACGAGGATAAGGCCCGGTTCTTCTCCCTCCCCCGCAAGCACGAGATCGCACGGCGGGCGGTCATCGAGACCTCGGGTCGTAAGCGCGTGAAGAAGTTCGACATGGTCGGCATCGCGTCGATCGAGAAGCTGCCGGAGCAGCAGAGCTCGTCGTGCATCTACGTCAACGACGAGGAGCACCTCTACCAGGCTGGTCAGTTCGTGGTCACGCACAACACGGAGCTCACGAAGCAGCTGGCGCGACTGCTGTTCGGCGATGACCAGCGGCACCATATCCGGTTCGACATGACGGAGTACGCCGAGGACTCGTCGTTCGCGGCGTTCCGTTCTGAGCTCACCAAGCGCGTGTGGGACCGCTCCCACGCTGTACTGCTTTTCGACGAGGTCGAGAAGGCCTCGGCGATGGTGACACGCGTGCTGCTGCAGGTGCTCGACGACGGCCGACTCAACGACGACAACAACCGCGAGGTGAGCTTCCTCAACACCTACATCGTGCTGACGACGAACGCGGGCTCAGAGATCTACAAGGACATCTCGCAGTACGCCGCCGACGACACCGGGTCGGGCAAGCAGCTGCTGGAGTACGAGAAGCTCATCCGCCGCTCGATCTCCTCAACGACGGGCGACAACCGGTTTCCGCCCGAGCTCCTGGGCCGTATCGACGCGATCGTGCCTTTCCAGCCGCTGTCGCTGCCAACGCAGCAAAA
- a CDS encoding phage tail tip lysozyme — translation MATDKPNRSPKKGTTKDQPSTSVSQGMPRQGRGTKSLGPKEGIEKPPEDKASAPKQLPGPGADSSGPSGAVNTTPKMPEAAPKMPDAANTAGTAAGAANAGSKIKQGMNGVAGNMAGGAAQKAIEGDGSSAARRNAGRYAGAAVSGAVAGAQAGGLPGAAVGAAKNVGVEGAQDAVKGVSKVTGGSPDAKPADQRELGAGGTGYERGASKGDEGLGSKAAKGVAVGGGAAAAPPAMGVVMAMALLNWLKSMFFAAMAMAINAGKLLWTLIVNIVKAVGHAIAAPFMAIGSFIAKGVGAVLGVAVTATMAPVAAAMSGVAAVTATVALLGTVLTGVLNSTALTEGSIKVNGTGCVVNAGSVGNGSGATVPAGVEKNAKEIYSVLSSWGMPMENIAGILGNWSQESGIDPTSVQNFPTGTYAMTAEKASAAQNTDKGIGLGQWTFGRNTLLRQYAKSKGVDWYTIKAQLAFMVDGDNPGDATVFKDMLKKSQGSPRAAALHFHENWERSADGAAGLTARGDNAEMWFGKMSGWSVDSSIVGGVKKIVGGIIENIGNGINTILGNCTSKGGSSVSLKDGGMTQKEAQALVDLFNKEGDKFLDGRYGDQGGPGSCGHDHAMNCTSFSTYFVNKYTTFQTYPAGDGKRTAYTIAEETGKKMQSTPVPYSVGSWPGHSPVGHTLVVLGVQGDKAIVGEAGYCAYMGRVRVDSAARMAAEGWKFVDMSDRMLPSYKIKKA, via the coding sequence ATGGCCACCGACAAGCCGAATCGGAGTCCCAAGAAGGGGACGACGAAGGACCAGCCGAGCACGTCGGTGAGTCAGGGGATGCCCCGGCAGGGTCGCGGGACCAAGAGTCTCGGCCCCAAGGAGGGCATCGAGAAGCCTCCCGAGGACAAGGCCAGCGCGCCCAAGCAGCTCCCGGGGCCGGGAGCTGATTCTTCTGGTCCTTCTGGCGCGGTGAACACGACGCCGAAGATGCCAGAGGCCGCGCCGAAGATGCCGGACGCTGCAAACACCGCAGGCACGGCGGCCGGTGCCGCGAATGCCGGGTCGAAGATCAAGCAGGGCATGAACGGCGTCGCCGGGAACATGGCCGGAGGCGCAGCCCAAAAGGCGATCGAGGGAGACGGCAGCAGCGCGGCCCGCCGTAACGCCGGGCGTTACGCAGGAGCTGCCGTCTCCGGTGCCGTGGCCGGCGCACAGGCTGGCGGGCTTCCGGGAGCCGCCGTTGGCGCAGCGAAGAACGTCGGCGTCGAGGGGGCCCAGGACGCGGTCAAGGGCGTGTCCAAGGTCACCGGTGGCAGCCCGGACGCCAAACCGGCCGACCAGCGCGAGCTAGGTGCCGGTGGCACGGGCTACGAGCGCGGTGCGTCGAAGGGCGACGAGGGCCTGGGCTCGAAGGCGGCCAAGGGCGTCGCCGTCGGCGGTGGCGCGGCTGCGGCTCCGCCGGCCATGGGGGTGGTCATGGCCATGGCCCTTCTGAACTGGCTGAAGTCCATGTTCTTTGCGGCCATGGCAATGGCCATCAACGCCGGGAAGCTGCTGTGGACGCTCATCGTCAACATCGTCAAGGCGGTTGGTCATGCGATCGCTGCGCCGTTCATGGCGATCGGCAGCTTTATAGCCAAGGGGGTCGGCGCGGTCCTGGGCGTCGCCGTCACGGCGACGATGGCCCCTGTAGCGGCAGCGATGTCGGGCGTGGCCGCGGTGACCGCCACCGTTGCTCTGCTGGGCACGGTCTTGACCGGCGTCCTCAACTCGACGGCGCTGACCGAGGGCAGCATCAAGGTGAACGGGACGGGGTGCGTCGTCAACGCGGGTAGCGTCGGCAACGGTTCCGGGGCCACCGTCCCGGCGGGCGTGGAGAAGAACGCCAAGGAGATCTACTCGGTGCTCAGCAGCTGGGGTATGCCGATGGAGAACATCGCGGGCATCCTCGGCAACTGGTCGCAGGAGTCCGGGATCGACCCGACGAGCGTGCAGAACTTCCCCACGGGGACATATGCCATGACCGCCGAGAAGGCCAGCGCTGCACAGAACACGGACAAGGGCATCGGTCTCGGGCAGTGGACGTTCGGCCGCAACACGCTGCTGCGCCAGTACGCGAAGAGCAAGGGCGTCGACTGGTACACCATCAAGGCCCAGCTGGCCTTCATGGTCGATGGCGACAACCCGGGCGACGCCACGGTCTTCAAGGACATGCTCAAGAAGTCGCAGGGCTCGCCGCGTGCGGCGGCGCTGCACTTCCACGAGAACTGGGAGCGCTCCGCTGACGGCGCGGCCGGGCTCACCGCACGAGGCGACAACGCCGAGATGTGGTTCGGCAAGATGAGCGGCTGGTCGGTCGACAGTTCGATCGTGGGCGGCGTCAAGAAAATCGTCGGCGGGATCATCGAGAACATCGGCAACGGGATCAATACGATCCTGGGCAACTGCACCTCCAAGGGCGGCAGTTCCGTCTCACTGAAGGACGGCGGGATGACGCAGAAGGAGGCGCAGGCCCTGGTCGACCTCTTCAACAAGGAGGGCGACAAGTTCCTCGACGGCCGCTACGGCGACCAGGGCGGGCCTGGCTCGTGCGGGCACGACCACGCGATGAACTGCACGAGCTTCTCGACCTATTTCGTGAACAAGTACACGACGTTCCAGACCTACCCGGCCGGTGACGGCAAGCGGACGGCGTACACGATTGCGGAGGAGACCGGCAAGAAGATGCAGTCGACCCCGGTCCCCTACTCGGTCGGGTCCTGGCCGGGACACAGCCCTGTCGGCCACACCCTCGTGGTGCTCGGGGTCCAGGGCGACAAGGCCATCGTCGGCGAGGCGGGCTACTGCGCCTACATGGGCCGGGTACGGGTCGACAGCGCGGCGCGGATGGCGGCCGAGGGCTGGAAGTTCGTGGATATGTCGGATCGGATGCTCCCCTCCTACAAGATCAAGAAGGCCTGA
- the mobL gene encoding relaxase MobL, with translation MGLKQDIIVVNEFSVPLPGGKGSRGATPGNYVTRYMAREQATESLAPIQRLRTDDFILRYMARESAVERAGISRGAAKHEMRQAQGAGGVAFGYGSVSLSDEQLRAAGKDIQQHFENGKTVLKTVLSFDEEYLRKRKIVDEDFHCEARGDYRGHIDQMKLRMAIVHGLERMSSGTSGFDDLRYVGVIQVDTEHVHCHLAMVDGGRGQVTKNGTQRGKLLDRHKSRLRRGVDAWLDEKQAVVHLSSAVGYERRNVTTFIKRWAHERIRAESLPQFLLACLPADRTLWRAGSNDARMRKANQLVTELVKEQLDRAGSPMPEAMERIVDYANERRAKESLSTEEWQKLVEQGRTQLMERAVNGVYQMLRAMPESELRVRTPMLEVMGMDYQQMAVLAADRQGKDENAEADLVSFGFRLRSYASRLQHHREKAGVYRDLAHQWEQAEKADVADEDSRPLYDFYCFEENYHRRLMSKYRHFLPFLGDAGQWYEQQQDVAAYGQRLFSLMALRADASLQRMKDSEEAENLGRAIYDQAGGRLLTEGKRGRAVLDARIRTMKQSYDQKLDGLRADLASSGLVLRVGSSAEDPASTETDAVSTDFKIVAGAAYDFAEVKALDLHHLEYDFVTDIEIGPQARQTFVETTRDRRRLLLAAMDYLDQSGQAEAIPDLPVDDVAAMTRVSRELTPQQTDEESGTLVLRSRIAELRAEREQAERMRRSKASSLDAGLVVRVQAQADQAVTTADAGMAFDSQSPSIPTNLEREQKD, from the coding sequence ATGGGCCTGAAGCAGGACATCATCGTGGTCAACGAGTTCAGTGTGCCGCTGCCCGGAGGCAAGGGATCGCGCGGTGCGACGCCGGGCAACTACGTCACCCGGTACATGGCCCGCGAGCAGGCGACCGAGTCGCTGGCTCCTATCCAGCGACTGCGCACCGACGACTTCATCCTGCGCTACATGGCGCGGGAGTCGGCCGTCGAGCGCGCCGGCATCTCGCGGGGCGCGGCGAAGCATGAGATGCGCCAGGCCCAGGGTGCCGGCGGCGTGGCCTTCGGCTACGGCTCGGTCTCACTCTCCGACGAGCAGCTGCGCGCGGCCGGCAAGGATATCCAGCAGCACTTCGAGAACGGCAAGACCGTGCTCAAGACAGTGTTGTCCTTCGACGAGGAGTACCTGCGGAAGCGCAAGATCGTCGACGAGGACTTCCACTGCGAAGCCCGCGGCGACTACCGCGGTCACATCGACCAGATGAAGCTGCGCATGGCGATTGTGCACGGTCTGGAGCGGATGAGCTCGGGCACCAGCGGCTTCGACGACCTGCGCTACGTCGGGGTCATCCAGGTCGACACCGAGCACGTGCACTGCCACCTGGCCATGGTCGACGGCGGCCGGGGCCAGGTGACGAAGAACGGTACGCAGCGCGGCAAGCTCCTGGACCGGCACAAGTCCAGGCTCCGCCGCGGTGTTGACGCCTGGCTCGATGAGAAGCAGGCGGTGGTTCATCTCTCCAGCGCCGTCGGCTACGAGCGGCGCAACGTCACCACCTTCATCAAGCGGTGGGCGCACGAGCGGATCCGCGCCGAGTCCCTGCCGCAATTCCTGCTCGCCTGCCTGCCGGCAGACCGAACGTTGTGGCGCGCCGGCTCGAACGACGCCCGCATGCGCAAGGCGAACCAACTGGTGACCGAGCTCGTGAAGGAGCAACTCGACCGTGCCGGATCCCCGATGCCGGAGGCCATGGAACGCATCGTCGACTACGCCAACGAGCGCCGTGCCAAAGAGTCTCTGAGCACGGAGGAATGGCAGAAGCTCGTCGAGCAAGGACGTACGCAGCTCATGGAGCGCGCCGTCAACGGCGTCTATCAGATGCTGCGGGCGATGCCGGAGTCGGAGCTGCGGGTGCGCACACCGATGCTCGAAGTCATGGGGATGGACTACCAGCAGATGGCGGTGCTCGCCGCGGACCGGCAAGGCAAGGACGAGAATGCTGAGGCCGACTTGGTCTCCTTCGGCTTCCGACTGCGCAGCTACGCCTCACGCCTGCAGCACCACCGGGAGAAGGCCGGGGTCTACCGCGACCTCGCGCACCAGTGGGAACAGGCCGAGAAGGCCGACGTCGCCGACGAGGACTCGCGCCCGCTCTACGACTTCTACTGCTTCGAGGAGAACTACCACAGGCGGCTGATGAGCAAATACCGGCACTTCCTGCCCTTCCTCGGGGACGCCGGCCAATGGTACGAGCAGCAGCAGGACGTGGCGGCCTACGGCCAGCGGCTGTTCTCGCTCATGGCGCTGCGCGCGGATGCCTCCCTGCAGCGGATGAAAGACTCCGAGGAGGCCGAGAACCTGGGCCGGGCGATCTACGATCAGGCCGGCGGCCGGCTTCTGACCGAGGGCAAGCGCGGCCGGGCGGTGCTGGACGCGCGCATCCGGACGATGAAGCAGTCCTATGACCAGAAGCTGGACGGCCTGCGGGCTGATCTCGCTTCCTCCGGCCTGGTGCTGCGCGTGGGGTCGAGCGCCGAGGATCCGGCGAGTACGGAGACCGACGCGGTCAGCACGGACTTCAAGATCGTCGCCGGTGCCGCCTATGACTTCGCCGAGGTCAAGGCCCTGGACCTGCACCACCTGGAATACGACTTCGTCACCGACATCGAGATCGGGCCGCAGGCACGCCAGACCTTCGTCGAGACGACCAGGGATCGCCGCCGGCTGCTGCTGGCGGCGATGGACTACCTGGACCAGTCCGGCCAGGCCGAGGCAATTCCCGATCTGCCGGTGGACGATGTCGCGGCGATGACACGGGTCTCCCGGGAGCTGACGCCTCAGCAGACGGACGAGGAATCCGGCACGCTCGTGTTGCGTTCCCGGATCGCGGAGCTGCGCGCCGAGCGCGAGCAGGCCGAGCGGATGCGGCGGTCCAAGGCTTCGTCGCTCGACGCCGGCCTCGTCGTGCGGGTCCAGGCCCAGGCCGATCAGGCTGTGACCACAGCGGATGCCGGAATGGCATTCGACTCACAGTCACCTTCCATCCCGACCAACTTGGAACGCGAGCAGAAAGACTAG
- a CDS encoding helix-turn-helix domain-containing protein encodes MNPLPGDLFARRLRQERERLGISQAELARRMAELLGANVDSTAITRIEQQTRAVRLDEAVTAAEALGVPLITLVSDNYARENETEIQNQLAELALAEQEWERLRQKIHRITQTIQQLSAEREAFHSHALDVNPETASDYELDPETQAALDARMRDVRNKSAGEVTDPGA; translated from the coding sequence ATGAACCCACTGCCCGGGGACCTATTCGCCCGCCGGCTTCGTCAAGAACGCGAACGCCTCGGCATCAGCCAGGCAGAGCTGGCGCGGCGCATGGCCGAGCTGCTCGGCGCGAACGTCGACTCCACCGCCATCACACGCATCGAGCAGCAGACCCGCGCGGTCAGGCTCGACGAGGCGGTCACCGCTGCCGAGGCTCTCGGGGTTCCTCTGATCACATTGGTCAGCGACAACTACGCCCGCGAGAACGAGACTGAGATCCAGAACCAGCTCGCCGAGCTCGCCCTCGCCGAGCAGGAATGGGAGAGGCTGCGCCAGAAGATCCACCGGATCACCCAGACCATCCAGCAACTCTCCGCCGAGCGGGAGGCCTTCCACTCTCACGCGCTGGACGTCAACCCTGAAACCGCCAGCGACTACGAGCTCGACCCTGAGACCCAGGCAGCTCTCGACGCCCGGATGCGTGATGTCCGCAACAAATCGGCTGGAGAGGTCACAGACCCAGGCGCATGA